A portion of the Segatella copri genome contains these proteins:
- the ltrA gene encoding group II intron reverse transcriptase/maturase, translating to MNDKIKENLLDQSCAPTDNLQSNWDRIDWTKAEQAVKKLQARIVKAQKEGRHNKVKALQWTLTHSFYAKALAVKRVTSNGGGCTPGVDKEIWDTPKAKMQAITQLKRRGYQPMPLRRVHIKKSNGKLRPLGIPTMKDRAMQALYLMALEPVSETTADTRSYGFRKERCCMDAIQQCHNILRKGYSPEWILEGDIKGCFDHISHEWLLANIPMDKAILRKWLKCGYVFNKQMFPTEEGTPQGGIISPTLANMTLDGLQKALADRYKRHHVNGKLYSPMVNLVRYADDFIITCENKETLENEIKPLVAEFMSERGLTLSEEKTVITNVHDGFDFLGFNIRKYGKDILTKPTKKSEKRFMENIRKVIKENKGCRQESLIRMLNSKIRGWGGYYQHGATRDSFHRIDHQIFLSLWQWAKRRHSKKGKRWIKDRYWHDIRGNKWTFASKFKKPNGKEDQLTLLSLTSSFPFLQYTQIKGDMNPFDADCRLYFYKRKKSKMLVTLKGRKSLLYLWEKQGRKCPICGEPIDTHKAWNVMPTVQNGKKCNLLVHDECFKLSRKSNGNKK from the coding sequence ATGAACGATAAAATCAAAGAAAATCTCCTCGACCAATCGTGTGCGCCGACTGACAACCTGCAATCAAATTGGGACAGAATAGACTGGACTAAGGCGGAGCAAGCTGTTAAGAAGCTTCAAGCTCGTATTGTAAAGGCTCAGAAGGAAGGCAGACATAACAAGGTGAAAGCCTTGCAATGGACGCTTACCCACTCTTTTTACGCAAAAGCCTTAGCCGTAAAGAGGGTTACTTCTAACGGGGGTGGTTGTACTCCTGGGGTTGACAAAGAAATATGGGATACCCCTAAAGCTAAAATGCAAGCAATAACCCAACTCAAACGCAGAGGCTACCAGCCAATGCCGCTGAGAAGAGTTCATATCAAGAAGAGCAACGGCAAACTGCGACCGTTGGGAATACCGACAATGAAAGACAGAGCCATGCAAGCACTCTATCTTATGGCATTGGAGCCTGTATCAGAAACTACAGCTGATACTCGTTCATACGGTTTCCGCAAGGAACGCTGCTGTATGGATGCAATACAGCAATGTCATAACATTCTCCGAAAGGGATATTCTCCCGAATGGATTTTGGAGGGTGACATAAAAGGGTGTTTTGACCATATCAGCCATGAGTGGTTACTTGCCAATATCCCAATGGATAAGGCAATACTCCGAAAATGGTTGAAATGTGGCTATGTTTTCAACAAGCAAATGTTCCCGACCGAGGAAGGAACACCGCAAGGTGGTATAATTTCTCCGACACTTGCCAATATGACTTTGGACGGATTGCAGAAAGCTCTTGCAGATAGATATAAGCGCCATCATGTTAATGGTAAGTTGTATTCACCAATGGTGAACCTTGTACGTTATGCGGATGATTTTATCATCACTTGCGAGAACAAGGAAACTCTTGAAAATGAAATCAAGCCATTGGTTGCTGAATTTATGTCTGAAAGAGGTCTGACCTTATCAGAGGAAAAGACGGTGATAACCAACGTGCATGACGGTTTTGATTTTCTTGGCTTTAATATCCGCAAATACGGCAAGGACATATTGACCAAGCCGACAAAGAAATCCGAGAAACGCTTTATGGAGAATATCCGTAAGGTAATTAAGGAGAACAAGGGTTGCAGACAGGAGTCGTTAATCAGAATGTTGAACTCTAAAATCCGAGGATGGGGAGGTTATTATCAGCATGGAGCGACACGTGATTCATTTCACAGAATCGACCATCAGATATTCCTCTCACTATGGCAATGGGCAAAACGTCGTCATTCCAAGAAAGGGAAACGGTGGATAAAAGACCGATATTGGCATGACATTCGAGGGAACAAATGGACTTTCGCTTCAAAATTCAAGAAACCAAACGGAAAGGAAGACCAATTGACATTATTGTCTCTGACTTCATCGTTTCCATTCCTGCAATACACGCAGATTAAAGGAGACATGAACCCGTTTGATGCAGACTGTCGTCTGTACTTCTATAAAAGAAAGAAGTCGAAAATGCTTGTTACGCTAAAAGGACGCAAGTCACTGCTGTACCTATGGGAAAAGCAAGGACGCAAATGTCCTATATGCGGTGAGCCTATTGATACGCACAAGGCATGGAATGTCATGCCAACCGTTCAAAACGGAAAGAAATGCAATCTGTTGGTTCATGATGAATGTTTTAAATTATCCCGCAAATCAAATGGAAACAAGAAGTAG